Proteins encoded in a region of the Rickettsia tillamookensis genome:
- a CDS encoding DUF721 domain-containing protein, whose protein sequence is MKLIKEDIDKIVRRIFARQHPLLPEIMINWNKIVGFNFSTKALPLKITTYTYKKQKINTLFIQAEDNATAAELPYYQDIILERIKIYLGFEAIHQMNVTFYKEKPKIR, encoded by the coding sequence ATGAAGCTAATTAAAGAGGATATTGATAAAATAGTTAGACGTATATTTGCACGGCAACATCCATTGCTGCCCGAAATCATGATTAACTGGAATAAAATAGTTGGGTTTAACTTCAGCACTAAAGCATTACCTTTAAAAATCACCACCTATACTTATAAAAAACAAAAGATTAATACGCTGTTTATACAAGCAGAAGATAATGCTACGGCAGCAGAATTACCTTATTATCAAGATATTATTCTAGAGCGTATTAAAATTTATTTAGGCTTTGAAGCAATACATCAAATGAACGTAACGTTTTATAAAGAAAAACCTAAGATAAGATGA
- a CDS encoding MraY family glycosyltransferase produces MNINSYSTLFIFSFIATAILTYILTKYLPAIGLVDVPSSRRSHDKITPRGGGLAIVIVVMIALSGFEYITSNNLANSIKILPLLLVIASISFLDDLKAVPILIRLIFHLICAAFAIFLFSQVNSIHILIYSILVIALSGFINIYNFMDGIDGMSCVESIHLSSTMLILCFLQFSAIDNPYFIASVNVIILGCSCGFLIFNWHPAKIFLGDVGSISLGFLMGLCLLLLALTSTNLFVACAIASLYYITDAVLTILIRLLNKEKIWQPHLKHFFQKAVQKGKSHKQVVSIIAVCNIFLMIISVTSLYFPVISIMLAIAVITLTVQSLLK; encoded by the coding sequence ATGAATATAAATAGCTATAGCACATTATTTATTTTTTCTTTTATAGCGACCGCTATATTAACATATATATTAACTAAATATCTTCCTGCAATCGGTTTAGTTGATGTACCTAGTAGTCGTCGCTCTCATGATAAGATAACACCACGCGGCGGCGGTCTTGCTATTGTAATTGTCGTAATGATTGCTTTGAGCGGGTTTGAATATATAACGAGCAATAACCTTGCTAATTCAATAAAAATATTACCGTTATTATTGGTAATTGCTTCGATTTCCTTTTTAGATGACTTAAAAGCCGTACCTATTCTAATTCGTTTAATATTCCACTTAATTTGTGCAGCTTTTGCTATTTTTCTTTTTTCGCAGGTAAATTCCATCCATATACTAATATATTCTATTTTAGTTATAGCTTTAAGCGGTTTTATTAATATATATAATTTTATGGATGGTATAGACGGTATGAGTTGTGTGGAATCTATTCATCTATCTAGCACCATGCTTATATTATGTTTCTTACAATTCTCTGCTATTGATAATCCGTATTTTATAGCTAGCGTAAATGTGATTATTCTTGGTTGTTCTTGTGGTTTTTTAATATTTAATTGGCATCCGGCAAAAATATTTTTAGGAGATGTGGGAAGTATTAGCCTTGGATTCTTAATGGGCCTTTGCTTACTCTTGCTTGCTCTTACAAGCACTAATTTATTTGTAGCTTGTGCTATTGCTAGCTTATATTACATCACTGATGCAGTGCTAACCATATTAATTCGGCTACTCAATAAAGAAAAAATTTGGCAGCCTCATCTAAAGCATTTTTTTCAAAAAGCAGTACAAAAAGGTAAGTCTCATAAACAAGTAGTATCGATTATAGCAGTTTGTAATATATTTTTAATGATAATATCGGTTACATCTTTATATTTTCCCGTAATATCTATAATGCTTGCAATAGCCGTCATAACTTTAACCGTGCAGAGTTTATTAAAATGA
- the map gene encoding type I methionyl aminopeptidase: MTIKIHTEKDFIKMRLAGKLAAETLDFITDYVKPNVTTNSLNDLCHNFITSHNAIPAPLNYKGFPKSICTSINHVVCHGIPNDKPLKNGDIVNIDVTVILDGWYGDTSRMYYVGDVAIKPKRLIQVTYDAMMKGIEVVRPGAKLGDIGHAIQSYAEKHNYSVVRDYTGHGIGRVFHDEPSILNYGRSGTGLTLEEGMFFTVEPMINAGNYDTILSKLDGWTVTTRDKSLSAQFEHTIGVTKDGFEIFTLSPKKLDYPPY, encoded by the coding sequence ATGACCATAAAAATCCACACGGAAAAAGATTTCATAAAGATGCGGCTAGCTGGAAAATTAGCTGCAGAGACGCTCGATTTTATTACTGATTACGTAAAACCGAACGTCACTACTAATAGTTTAAATGACCTTTGTCATAATTTTATTACTTCTCATAATGCCATTCCTGCACCATTAAATTATAAAGGCTTTCCGAAATCGATTTGTACTTCTATAAATCATGTGGTTTGTCACGGCATTCCAAACGATAAACCATTAAAAAACGGTGATATAGTAAATATTGATGTTACGGTAATTTTAGACGGTTGGTACGGCGATACTAGCCGTATGTATTATGTCGGTGACGTAGCAATTAAGCCAAAGCGTCTTATTCAAGTAACTTATGATGCAATGATGAAAGGGATTGAAGTAGTTAGACCAGGTGCTAAACTCGGTGATATTGGACATGCTATTCAAAGCTATGCTGAGAAACATAATTATTCTGTAGTTAGAGATTATACGGGTCACGGTATCGGAAGAGTTTTTCATGACGAACCGTCAATATTAAATTACGGTCGCAGCGGCACGGGTTTAACGTTAGAAGAAGGGATGTTTTTCACCGTTGAACCTATGATAAATGCCGGTAATTATGACACTATATTAAGTAAACTAGATGGATGGACGGTTACTACACGTGATAAATCATTATCAGCCCAATTTGAGCATACTATAGGCGTAACTAAAGACGGCTTTGAAATATTTACGTTATCACCTAAAAAACTTGATTATCCTCCATATTAG
- a CDS encoding outer membrane protein yields MKKLLLIAAASTALLTSGLSFADCDMNSSVDSSTNLSMSSSMGDQYYLKLNAGGVIFDKVKPKGEKFKLKSNTGFIGEIGAGYYIMDNLRTDLTIGTVTNVHLKKSSTETTQTLLGPVVQTDSLKHKPTIVSFLLNGYVDFVDVSMFKVFAGAGVGAALVKEKITGKKTIRGQTSTVTGSSTTKNKTNFAYQLSLGTSFEVAPGVKAELVYSWRDYGKTKNTTKTIDGEKIKFGGTRYRGNNLMAGLRFDM; encoded by the coding sequence ATGAAAAAATTACTTTTAATAGCAGCTGCAAGCACAGCACTTTTAACTTCCGGTCTTTCATTCGCTGATTGTGATATGAATTCTTCTGTAGATTCATCTACTAATTTATCGATGTCATCATCTATGGGAGATCAATATTATTTAAAACTTAATGCCGGTGGCGTGATTTTTGATAAAGTAAAGCCTAAAGGAGAAAAATTTAAGTTAAAATCTAATACTGGTTTTATAGGTGAAATCGGTGCAGGTTACTATATCATGGATAATTTAAGAACCGACTTAACAATTGGAACAGTAACAAATGTTCATTTGAAAAAATCTTCCACCGAAACCACACAGACACTTTTAGGACCTGTTGTTCAGACTGATTCATTAAAACATAAGCCTACTATTGTAAGTTTCTTACTTAACGGTTACGTTGATTTCGTTGATGTAAGTATGTTTAAAGTTTTTGCAGGAGCTGGTGTCGGTGCTGCATTAGTAAAAGAGAAAATAACAGGTAAAAAGACCATCCGAGGTCAAACTTCAACTGTAACAGGAAGTAGTACTACTAAAAACAAAACTAACTTCGCTTATCAATTATCTTTAGGAACTTCATTTGAAGTTGCACCAGGCGTAAAAGCGGAACTCGTTTATAGCTGGAGAGATTACGGTAAAACAAAGAATACTACCAAAACTATTGATGGAGAAAAAATTAAATTTGGTGGAACCCGTTATAGAGGTAATAACTTAATGGCAGGATTAAGATTTGATATGTAA